The genomic interval GCTTCTTTTGGCAGATTACTGCATTACTGGACTTTCACTTTTTGCACATCCTGAAAAGTTTGTCTATTCCTAATTTacacataatatatttttagctCATGGTAAATCAATTTCATAATTTATACTGACTTATCTTGGCAGGTCTATCATTACTTTGATGATTACGTGCTTTTCACTAGTTGTTGTTGGGGGATTCTTGTTTCATAAGTTCAGGtctgttatttttatttaaagagtttgcatttttctaatttaatcTTCTCCGTTCTCTAGCATTGCTCCTTTTATTTGTATGcttgttttaaaaaaacctcTCTGTAATAATTGGACAAGCATAAAAGTATGATGAAATATCTTGGTTTATTTTTCAGGAAGAACCAACAAAGTTTAGAGGAATGTTTTTGGGAAGCTTGGGCATGTCTAATTTCATCATCTACTCACCTAAGAGTAAGTAGAGACTAGTGACTGTTGCCAATTGAAGATATATGCTCAAATTAGGTTTGCGTAACCTTATTAAATTAGCATAaccatttatataaatgtttttccttttatgtAATCTATGTTAATATGATCTTTCTTTTAACAGCAAAAGACGCGCATTGAGCGTGTGCTTGGGTTCTTTCTTGCTATCTGGGGCATATTGTTTTATTCTCGTTTGTTAAGCGCAACGACAGAGCAGTTTAGAGTAAGTTacctttttgaaaatatacaaAATCGAGGTGAAGAACATTAAATTCAGTGCATGCCTCTGGTAAATAACCACCTTATCGTGTACAGATCCAGATGCATAAGGTAAGAGAAGGAGCACAGCAGCAAGTCATTGAGGATGATCATATCATCATTTGTGGAGTCAATAGTCATCTGCCATCCATATTGAATCAATTGAACAAGTTCCATGAATCATCAATTAGGTTAGGAACTGCTACTGCAAGGTAATTGAAGGATAACATAATTAATATTCTGGTTTTGCCTATCTATATTCTCTAATGCAGCTGATTACTTTCTTTTGAACAATGTCAAGGAAGCAGAGAATTCTTCTTCTATCTGATCTTCCCAGAAAGCAAATCGAGAAACTTGGAGATAGCTTTGCCAAAGATTTAAACCATATTGACGTCTTCACCAAGAGGTAAAGGGTCACGATCATTTGCTTCCATCCATTTACGCTTGACACACTTTCTTTGACATATCAAAACTCATTGAGCTCCAATTTTTTACATTTCAGCTGTAGCCTTAGCTTGACAAAATCATTTGAGAGAGCAGCAGCAAATAAGGCAAAATCTATAATCATCCTGCCTGCAAAGAATGAACGGTATGCATACAGCACAAACTTTTCAATTTGCTCTGGTTAGCACAGAGTAAATTGCATTTTCTTTACTGGAAATCATTTCAGAGAAGGGCATGTTCTGTTTCATAACAAACCTCTGTGATGTCGCATTAAGATTGTAGAGATAGCTAAAATCAGCAGGTTATCCAATTCATCAATGTTACTTACATTCCATTTGTGCTAGTACTGGATGGGATCATGGCCTTATGGGATACTTCAACCTTTTTTATTGGAGGTTTGGAATGATAACTTGAAATGGGCAGTCACTTTATCAGAATTGATTACCAAGACAAACTTTCTAAGGGAAAGCAATGGATGCTCTGAACATATCTCTTGTCTGCCATTTGTTGAATATAAATGCCATATGTAAAGACTTCTTTTTTTCCACACAAGCAGATCTTTTGCAAAACAAGTCCTGTTGAAATTTGAGTACTTAAAACCACCTTTTTGAGAACTCATCTTTTTGAACCTGACCAGATATGAAGTGGATACAGATGCATTTCTTTCCCTGCTGGCTCTGCAATCTCTTCCACAAATTGCATCTATTCCTACCATTGTTGAGGTATATACAACCTCCTAAATTCATgcaatcaatataaatataaaaaattgtgCCTTTATGTATTCATTTTATATCATTGTAGGCTTCTAACTCAACCACATGCGATCTTCTGAAATCAATCACAGGCTTAAATGTGCAGCCGGTGGAGATGGCTGCTTCTAAGCTGTTTGTGCAGTGTTCTAGGCAAAAGGGTCTTATTAAAATCTACAGGCACTTGCTTAATTATCACAGTATTGTTCTAATCTTACTGATATATTTTTGTTGATACATTTTATGTAGAAGGTTGCAGATTTGCAGTTATCTTTAAGGACTACCAACTTTGTTTTCACATGGTCAAATTTTGGAATACACAAATAAACCCGTTTGCCTTTCTGgtttgtttcacaaaaccagTTGTGCCTAAGCCCTGGTGTGCCTCCTTTGTTCATTGAACTGTAGTTCTACACTTCAGCACATAATTAGTACAACTGTGGACTGATTCAGAACCAATCATATATATCAATCCAACTTTTGGTTATGAACTAAATAATTGTTTTGAGCCTCCTAGGTACTGTACCATTTGCAATATTTCTGgccattttttcctttttctaaaaTCACTTTTGTGGCCAGCTTGGGTCATCTCTAGCCACACATAAACATATTGTTTCTCTTTCTTCTGAACTTCAGGAACTAGCATCCATCTTATAGTTTACCATAGTTTAGTGTGTGATTCTGCAATTCTGATGTCAATGGTTGCACTTACATCTAAACTATCAGAAAAAATGTCTCATATTGAAATGGTTTTATGATTTTGTCATTATTGTTTTCTGCTTTTTACATGCTTTTGCCTTTTATTGAATTGGTTCGTGAGTACCTGAATTATTTTGTGCTCTCAATGATAGGATCCATTATCTGGTTGTGACTTATGTTGTTCTTATCATGCAGAAAACGTCTTCAACCTTTTCAGCTTTCGGGAAGTAGTAGGCATGAAGTATGTGGATGTGAGGCGTAGGATCCCAGATGTAATATTACTTCAAATAAGTGGATGTCTAAACTCTGCAGATCTGTATGACTTCATTTTCGTGATTTCTCTGCTTTGTGTTCATGACCAGGCAGTTGTTTGTGGTATTTTCCGATCTGGAATGATGCACTTTCACCCATGTGAGGATGAAGTGCTGACAGAGACAGACAAAgtaagtttttctttcttttgttgttgttttcctTTTCATGTTAGGACAACTAGTAGAAAACATTTCTCAACATATTATTCCAGAAGAATTATCTTTTCATTGAAGTCTTAAAGCCCTTCTAACCACCGTCCTAAGCCATTACCAAAGTGAGCTTATTCCATTGTTCTGTTAAATAGATACTGATTAGGTTCTTATCTTGTTAATTACTAAAGTTAGCATAAGTTTAAGTATCTGTTAGTTTCTGAATATTTTACTAGTAGGCATTTTTCTTCTAAAAGGTCCACTGGAACTACCTGCATTCCCTACAAGAGATAACGCGGTTGTGATTTCCAGTTATATCATCAATCAAGAGAACATAGTACTTGACAATTGAGTTTTGTAGCTGATGATGTCATACATTCTTGATTCCTTTAATTCACAGCTACTACTTATTGCTCCTGTTTCCTGGAGGAGAAGAGCACAGTCTACATTCTCAAATTCTCCAAATGGAGCACAAAATTCAAGTCATTACTCAGAGTCAACAGAGGGACAAAGATCGTCTAGTATGGCTCTTGAGGTGAATGAAACACGGCTAAATAGCATCAGAAAGCGCCCCTCAAAAACGCTCTCCAAGGTAAATGCTAGTGTAATGATGTACCAATGGAAATCCATCCCCTCTCCGTCAGATTACTGGGTTCATAAGTGGTTGACTGTATGCAGAGCAATGATTACACGCTAGGACCAAGAGAGCACGTGCTTATTGTTGGTTGGCGGCCAAAAGTTACTGATATGATTCGGGAATATGATAATTACCTTGGACCTGGCAGTGTATTGGTATGTGTAGGGATAATAGGAACGATAAAAATATTAGCTGCAGTAGAAAATGAGGAGTTTATGACTACATTGCCACATCCATACGTATGTTCATGTCTAATAAGTTAACTTTGATGTGCAGGAAATATTGTCAGAAACCCCTATTAAAGAGCGGAGCAGTATTGTCAACCCCCTCATGCAGAAACAACTGAAAAATATTAAAGTTAACCATCAGGTCTCTTAAACCCTCTATGTGAATAGTAACCTCTGATGTCCACTGATAATATGCTTGCACAGGCAGAAAAATAACTCTACTATTGTTATTCGCTAATTTTTATGCGATAGCATTAATGCAGGTGGGATGTCCTATGAACTATGATACTCTAAAGGAagcaataattaaatttaagaAATCCAGGAAGCATGACCAAAATGTTCCGTTTTCAGTTGTCGTAATATCTGACAAAGACTGGCTAGGTGGAGGTATGGGTTACATGCCAGTAACAGAACCATGCTATTTCCCTGTTATATATAAAATTGAAGTTCACCTGCTAATGGATTCTGCAGATACTGCACAGGTTGATAAACAGTTAGCGTATACTCTTCTCCTTGCTGAAAACATTTGCCAGAAACATGACATTAAGGTcagttgttctcaagttcccaTTATTTATAGTGCTTGAAACACACTAAGTGAACCTCCATTCTCTCATCAGCATGCAACACATTTCCTTTTGGAATACTGTGATACACTTTGTCTAAAATCCATAAAATCATTATCCTGTTGTTTTGCATTACTAATGGTTCAATAAAATATGAATGGTTCAATgctattttgttttcttcttgaATATGATGTGGTTCAACTAGTCATCTCGTTCAATAGTTTtcttataaataataaaatataattgaattttgtaatttttatcTGAATGTGTTCCTACAGGTTGAGCATCTTGTATCAGAAATTGTAGACACGGGACTGGGAAAGCAAGTGAGAATTCGCTTGTTGGCTATTACTAAATTCATCAAATTACTTTAATTTGGAAGCAAATCTTTTAGCCTTTCATTTTTTGCAGATGTCTAGAATAAAACCATCCCTCTCATTTATTGGAGCAGAGGAAGTTATGAGCCTTGTAACAGCGCagggttagttttttttttaatcaatcttggttattttattttctctgaaATCTATCGCATGATAAAAGAAAATGTGATGTAGTTGCGGGAAGTAGTGAGTTGAATGAAGTATGGAAGGATATTCTGAACGCTGAAGGAGATGAGATCTACATCAAGGTAATATGAGCATAATCGGTGTTTCTGACCAATTCTTGTATTTTTGCGATAGTTCAAGGAACTTTTTTGCTGCACATTTTCTAGGAAATAGGATTCTACATGAAAGAAGGGGAGAAGATATCATTTTCAGAGCTCGCTGAAAGGGCGATTTTGCGTCGTGAAGTTGCGGTTGGCTATGTCAAGGGCAAGAAGCAGGTTAAGATTCTCTATGTTATTCTGTAGCCTTATAAGGGTGTGATATTTTCGAAGTACATAAGACCTTGTTAAGATCAGGTCCTTCTTAACTTTGCCATCTAGCTTTATGGACCTGATTTGTATTGACATGAGGTTCTTTTGGCGTTGTGAATAGCAGTCCATGAATCAAGTGTTGTTAATAACCACCAACTAATTTATATTTTGTATACCATGCAGTATATAAATCCTACGAACAAGTTGGAGCTACTTTCTTTTGAAATGACAGATCAACTCATTGTGATATCTGAGTTTGAAGGTGAACAGCCAGTTGTAAGGGGTGGAGACACTTCCACATAAAATTTCCAGCTTGATGTTCTGCTGAAATTTCAGTAGCTTCATCTATTATGATGAGGTCTTGTATCACGTTAGATGTTAATCATTCTTTCCCCTGGGTTCAaagggaaataaaaaaaaagtcataaagGCCATTTAGTAAAATATCATATATGCCTTAATAGCTGTAGAACCTTTTGagcttttcttttatttatctGCAGCTAAACTGCAGAATCTTTTCTGTTTATTGTAAACATAGTTGATTCACATAGTCAACTTGTCTGATGTAGCAATCTTGCATAAAGAAATGGAAAGGAAAGTTCTTTGATGTTGCCTTTTGACTATTGAATAAAACCATATATAACTATTCTTTTGAGTTTGATTTGATCAAGTGGGAGGCAACCTTCTTGTTGTTTGTAGGAGACATTCTTCTCCATCACTACTAAAAGTTTTCTTCAGATTGTTTCTTCGTGCACCATCAACTACGGGAAATCTTCTGATTTGGCTTCATGAGATGTCTTCTCCAGAGCAACCAAGAGGTGAGTTCTTTGTtgtcttcggtttttccttatTTCTCACCTGTAATTACTTGCATCTGTACATTCATGCATGCAGGGCAGAACAcaaggatgaggaagatgacaGCGAGTGCAAATGGGGATACCGATGAAACTTCAGGCTTAACAACTCCCCGGAGCTGTGAAGTACCGCTGTGTTCTTCATATGAAAATGGTATCACCCGTATCCCTGAAGAAACTCGGTTGCGCGACCCAGAGGCTTACCATCCTAAGGCTGTCTGCATCGGTCCCTACTTCCATTCAGGGAGAAATTCACCAAGCTTCAGGCGAATGGAACAACATAAGCACTGGTGTGTCAACAGATTGCTGGAGCGTAGCAACCACAGCCTTGAACCTTTGGTTCAGGCCTTCCTGCTTAGACTGTCAAAGACAATCAAAACAAAGTCTTTCCAGCAGCTATACGCAGAACCAGTTGATATGACAGAGGAGGGAATCGGCATGATGCTGCTGTTCGACGGCTGCTTCATTCTGCACTTCTTGCTGAGGCATGACCCGAACAAAGGTGCGGAGCATGAATACTGGACAAAGCTGGATGCTGGGCTTCTCGATCATGAGTACGAGACACTCCAGTGGGAGAGACCCTGGGAATGGAGCCTGGTCGCCATCGACATGCTCCTGCTAGAGAACCAAATACCTTTCGTCGCTGTCAGGATCCTGTTTGACATTCTGAAGACGGAGCATGACAAAGCTGTTGACCTGACGGCATGCGCGAGGAACATGTTCAACAAGTACCTGCCAGCTGGAATGCGCACATCAACACGCCCAATCCGCTGCCAGGACGTGCGCTGCCTTCTGCAGCTGCTCTACCGGTCACTCCTTCCAAATCCAAAGCTACACAGTGATCTGATGAAGCCACCACCAAAGCCACCAAGAACCGGCATTGATCCTGCCAAGAAGCTTGACACCGATGGGGTTCGCATCACCAGGAGGCAGCAATGGTATTGGTGGCCGTTGAGCCATTTCCAGGAGCCCTTCACCTTCCTTGACATCGTCTTCAGCCATGGCAAGGTGCAGATCCCTCAGCTGGAGGTCAGCGATGCCAGCATCCAGCTGCTGCAGAACCTGATCGCGTTCGAGAAATGCTACCAGGGCACCACGTCCCATGTGGCCAACTACGCCGCCTTCATGGACGCTCTGAATTCGGATCACCATGACACGGAATTGCTGCGTAAGAGGAGTATCTTCGACGTCCAGTTCACCCCTGCCCAGCCTGAGCTCTCCCTGAGAAGGCGGTGCAAGCAGGACGTCGATCCGTCGTCGGAGAACTACCTCAGCCGGATGATGGTGGACGTAGTCCTGTACAAGGAGGCGAGGGCCAGCAGGAAGAAGACGCAGACGCCGATGTCGGACACCGCGTTCTTCGCGGTGCTGGCTGTGACGGCGTATGTTTTGCTGGCCTTCTGTTGGTACATCGTTTCTTGATGATACTATGAAAGTGGATGGTGGTTTTCTAACTTTTGCTGTTGTTACGTTCTGTTGGCTGTTAAGCGGGTCCTTTGCTCCTTCACGAAACAAGATAGTACCAATGTTGTGCGAAATTGTGGATTGTCACGCATCTGTTGAAGAGGACTTGATTGGAGGTGGAGGGACAGAGAATCTGCACAGTTTCGCTGTGTTATCTTTGTAAACAGAAAGAGGATGTTTCAGAGATTTCAGTATGGTGTAGCCTTTGCCAATCTGACTCCACAATGGGTCATTTGGGATCAGTAAGGTCCTTTGGGGAAAGCACCAGTGGTGTATGATGGATGGTGTATGACTCCAACCATTAAAATATTTAACCTtggtttctatatatattacatacaTGTAAACATgctttcaattaaaaaaaaatagcaagttTAAGATGTGCGTCTGCTGTGTAATGGAAAAAAAGTTTTTTCTTGCGGGTAAAAAAATGGTTATTTGGGATCCGTAATTGAGAAAATGAGCTGTTTAGATACTCCATAGGAATTTGCAGGATTTTAAAAGGGGAGATGACTGAAACATGGCGGCTTGCTTCCAATCAAATAATTAAGGCAAACCAACAGTGTGCCTAAAATCTCCGTATTCAAACAAGTGCTCAAAGACCCTATTTAGAGAAGCTTAAGATTCTAAGAAACAGCTTGTGAGaagcttctagtttattttctggattctacatcTACAGCTTCTCAAAATCTGAGTGAAAATCTTTACTGTTTAGAAAGCTTCTAGCAGTAACAGCTTATAAGTGAAAATCTTTACTGTTTGGGAAGTTTCTAGCAGTAGCAGCTAATAGGAGAATTTCCAGCAGCCAGAACCTCCGCAAACAGGCCCAAAGCCTCAAACTATTCACCATCGTCCGGAATGACGCCTTCAGTCATACAGGCTTTACACCTCCACTCTTCGAATACGTAAAGTGGCAAATACGCCTTCGATCGGAAAAAGGAATCAAACAAGCTCATCGTCTCCACTCTCCACACATCATCGCcttcgcttctcctctctcctccccacacTGTCGGAAGTCGGAAGCAAAGCGGCGGCACCGCGAGAGAGAGGCATGGCGACGACCGCgaccctccccttctcctgctcctccaccctccaaaccctaacccgcaccatccccctccgcctccgcctccaccgccgccgcttcctccaccacctcccctccctcgccgccctcccgaggctcccgctcccgcgacctcccctcctcccccacgcGCGCCGCCACGTCTCGGCGTCCGCGGCGCCCAACGGCGCGTCCTCCGAGGGGGAGTACGACTACGACCTCTTCACCATCGGCGCCGGGAGCGGCGGGGTCCGGGCCTCGCGCTTCGCCTCCACGCTCtacggcgcccgcgccgccgtctgcgAGATGCCCTTCGCCACCGTCGCCTCGGACGACCTCGGTGGAGTCGGCGGCACGTAAGTGGACGCTTCTCTTGCTACTATATAGACTAGTCTATTAGTTCATCACATTTTCCCCTTGATTCGTAGGAAGGTTAGCAACTTAGCATCGTTGGCTTTTGGCTTTACTTTTTTGCATGCACCGTAATTGGAGCGCTtccttgtgatttgtgaatgactAGCCAGGAATCATTTCCAATTTTGTCGCGGGTTCCATCTTTGCTGATGTTTTGTTCTGTGATGTTTTTGTGATAGGAATGGCTTCGCTAACTCATTTTTGTTACTACATTCTAGAGAATTTTTGTGGTTGGGTACATTGTTACTCACTATCATATACTGCATTTGAACGGGGTACTTTTGAGTGAGAACATCCTCACGGGCTGTTATCTCAGTGGTGTTTGCTCATTTTAGGGGTTAGAGGCACAAATCTGGTGGGGAATGTGTGTTTCCAGTGATATGCACTTGTTTGTTATTATTAGTACTTTTAAGTAATTTACATTTGCACCATTTGTTGCCTTTACCGCTCTCACCAAGTTTCAAGGTTTTATATGGTTTCTTATTCAGTATTATTGAAGAAATTGTTTGAATGTATACAGCGCAATGACTCCAATGCACGATTTGCGCTGCTATACCGGCATAATGTGGCTTATTTCAGTATTTACTGGGATTTACAATTTGAATCATTATGAATACCAGAGCTAAACCCATGCGTTTTAATGACCCTGTACAATATTAGACAATAGATTTCCAATAATATGTAAGCAGTTTGGCATAACATACCAGCATATGAAGCCTAAAAGATGGGCATGCTTTTAATAGCTACCACCTTGCTGTAATACCAGTGCCTAGAAggatatgcatatgcataagaACTGTTATTTGTTTTTGTCACAGATGTGTGCTTCGTGGGTGTGTTCCAAAGAAATTATTAGTGTATGGATCCAAGTACTCTCATGAGTTTGAAGAGTCTCATGGCTTTGGGTGGGTGTATGAAACTGATCCAAAGCATGACTGGAACACTCTGATTGCCAACAAAAATACAGAGCTGCAGCGCCTTGTTGGCATTTACAAGAATATTTTAAACAACTCAGGAGTTACTCTAATTGAAGGCCGTGGAAAGGTTGGGTGATGTTCGTAAATCAAGTTAAACTTTGAATAGACTGTTTCCCTAAACAAATACTATAGTAAGGTGCAGCTGTTGATGTAACTTTGTTTACTTAGTACAGATAGTTGATCCACATACTGTAAGTGTAGATGGAAAGCTCTACACTGCTAGGAACATACTTATAGCTGTTGGTGGGCGACCATCGATGCCAAATATCCCAGGAATAGAGCATGTTATAGATTCTGATGCTGCACTGGATCTACCTTCAAAACCTGAGAAAATTGCAATAGTGGGAGGTGGATATATTGCTCTGGAGTTTGCTGGAATTTTCAATGGCTTAAAAAGTGAGGTACATGTGTTTATTCGGCAGAAGAAAGTTTTAAGAGGGTTTGATGAAGAGGTGAGCAAATATTGGGAACAACAAAATCATATTCACAGTAGATGAAGTGATCTGTTCACTGGAGTTATTTTTGTCGGTTGTGGATTTGCAGGTCAGAGATTTCATCGCTGAACAGATGTCTCTAAGGGGCATCACATTTCATACTGAACAGAGTCCTCAAGCTATAACCAAATCAAATGATGGTTTGCTATCTCTGAAgacaaacaaagaaactattGGTGGGTTCTCACATGTTATGTTCGCAACAGGTCGTAAACCAAACACAAAGGTCTGCACCATATGCGCCTTTTGTTTTCACTTTGTTAGATCTTGCATCTCCATTTGTTGATGCATCCATCCTTTGTTGCTGATGTTGTTCTTTAACTTGTAGAACCTTGGACTAGAGGAGGTTGGGGTGAAATTGGACAAGAACGGAGCAATAATGGTAGGTTAAGCAATCAATCAAGTGATACTTGACTTCGAGTTTCTCAGCTTTGCGACTCTTTAACATGTTGAGCTTCTGCACTGTATTTATGTTTGCTAGGTTGATGAGTATTCTCGAACCTCAGTTGATTCAATTTGGGCAGTGGGAGATGTTACTGATAGGGTCAACCTGACACCAGTTGCACTTATGGAAGGTGGTGCATTTGCAAAAACAGTGTTTGGTGATGAACCTACCAAACCAGATTACAGGTATGTAGGATATCCCTATCAAGAATACCTCAGTTACATCGCATGTTTGAGGGAATGCTTGTTGTTGC from Oryza glaberrima chromosome 3, OglaRS2, whole genome shotgun sequence carries:
- the LOC127767176 gene encoding putative ion channel POLLUX-like 2 isoform X2, which translates into the protein MRSQLDAAAVSSPPRAPAARRCLRPALPLALRFHAFPGQVRVYRGGGIGVGVRSAGHLPSKRGLVRVFDSAMGMNEKVTNGNLEQPTTSTSGNNPSFPAEGNFNVVTVVSITFCVLHKIVIGQMQLMTKFLPWMSHNITSLPLACISDPMKKPVPLKLDVSFPQLPDIRWSISRLYYLFNSQLERNIALSIITLMITCFSLVVVGGFLFHKFRKNQQSLEECFWEAWACLISSSTHLRQKTRIERVLGFFLAIWGILFYSRLLSATTEQFRIQMHKVREGAQQQVIEDDHIIICGVNSHLPSILNQLNKFHESSIRLGTATARKQRILLLSDLPRKQIEKLGDSFAKDLNHIDVFTKSCSLSLTKSFERAAANKAKSIIILPAKNERYEVDTDAFLSLLALQSLPQIASIPTIVEASNSTTCDLLKSITGLNVQPVEMAASKLFVQCSRQKGLIKIYRHLLNYHKNVFNLFSFREVVGMKYVDVRRRIPDAVVCGIFRSGMMHFHPCEDEVLTETDKLLLIAPVSWRRRAQSTFSNSPNGAQNSSHYSESTEGQRSSSMALEVNETRLNSIRKRPSKTLSKSNDYTLGPREHVLIVGWRPKVTDMIREYDNYLGPGSVLEILSETPIKERSSIVNPLMQKQLKNIKVNHQVGCPMNYDTLKEAIIKFKKSRKHDQNVPFSVVVISDKDWLGGDTAQVDKQLAYTLLLAENICQKHDIKVEHLVSEIVDTGLGKQMSRIKPSLSFIGAEEVMSLVTAQVAGSSELNEVWKDILNAEGDEIYIKEIGFYMKEGEKISFSELAERAILRREVAVGYVKGKKQETFFSITTKSFLQIVSSCTINYGKSSDLAS
- the LOC127767176 gene encoding putative ion channel POLLUX-like 2 isoform X1, encoding MRSQLDAAAVSSPPRAPAARRCLRPALPLALRFHAFPGQVRVYRGGGIGVGVRSAGHLPSKRGLVRVFDSAMGMNEKVTNGNLEQPTTSTSGNNPSFPAEGNFNVVTVVSITFCVLHKIVIGQMQLMTKFLPWMSHNITSLPLACISDPMKKPVPLKLDVSFPQLPDIRWSISRLYYLFNSQLERNIALSIITLMITCFSLVVVGGFLFHKFRKNQQSLEECFWEAWACLISSSTHLRQKTRIERVLGFFLAIWGILFYSRLLSATTEQFRIQMHKVREGAQQQVIEDDHIIICGVNSHLPSILNQLNKFHESSIRLGTATARKQRILLLSDLPRKQIEKLGDSFAKDLNHIDVFTKSCSLSLTKSFERAAANKAKSIIILPAKNERYEVDTDAFLSLLALQSLPQIASIPTIVEASNSTTCDLLKSITGLNVQPVEMAASKLFVQCSRQKGLIKIYRHLLNYHKNVFNLFSFREVVGMKYVDVRRRIPDAVVCGIFRSGMMHFHPCEDEVLTETDKLLLIAPVSWRRRAQSTFSNSPNGAQNSSHYSESTEGQRSSSMALEVNETRLNSIRKRPSKTLSKSNDYTLGPREHVLIVGWRPKVTDMIREYDNYLGPGSVLEILSETPIKERSSIVNPLMQKQLKNIKVNHQVGCPMNYDTLKEAIIKFKKSRKHDQNVPFSVVVISDKDWLGGDTAQVDKQLAYTLLLAENICQKHDIKVEHLVSEIVDTGLGKQMSRIKPSLSFIGAEEVMSLVTAQVAGSSELNEVWKDILNAEGDEIYIKEIGFYMKEGEKISFSELAERAILRREVAVGYVKGKKQYINPTNKLELLSFEMTDQLIVISEFEGEQPVVRGGDTST
- the LOC127767177 gene encoding UPF0481 protein At3g47200-like codes for the protein MHAGQNTRMRKMTASANGDTDETSGLTTPRSCEVPLCSSYENGITRIPEETRLRDPEAYHPKAVCIGPYFHSGRNSPSFRRMEQHKHWCVNRLLERSNHSLEPLVQAFLLRLSKTIKTKSFQQLYAEPVDMTEEGIGMMLLFDGCFILHFLLRHDPNKGAEHEYWTKLDAGLLDHEYETLQWERPWEWSLVAIDMLLLENQIPFVAVRILFDILKTEHDKAVDLTACARNMFNKYLPAGMRTSTRPIRCQDVRCLLQLLYRSLLPNPKLHSDLMKPPPKPPRTGIDPAKKLDTDGVRITRRQQWYWWPLSHFQEPFTFLDIVFSHGKVQIPQLEVSDASIQLLQNLIAFEKCYQGTTSHVANYAAFMDALNSDHHDTELLRKRSIFDVQFTPAQPELSLRRRCKQDVDPSSENYLSRMMVDVVLYKEARASRKKTQTPMSDTAFFAVLAVTAYVLLAFCWYIVS
- the LOC127768307 gene encoding glutathione reductase, chloroplastic-like; this encodes MATTATLPFSCSSTLQTLTRTIPLRLRLHRRRFLHHLPSLAALPRLPLPRPPLLPHARRHVSASAAPNGASSEGEYDYDLFTIGAGSGGVRASRFASTLYGARAAVCEMPFATVASDDLGGVGGTCVLRGCVPKKLLVYGSKYSHEFEESHGFGWVYETDPKHDWNTLIANKNTELQRLVGIYKNILNNSGVTLIEGRGKIVDPHTVSVDGKLYTARNILIAVGGRPSMPNIPGIEHVIDSDAALDLPSKPEKIAIVGGGYIALEFAGIFNGLKSEVHVFIRQKKVLRGFDEEVRDFIAEQMSLRGITFHTEQSPQAITKSNDGLLSLKTNKETIGGFSHVMFATGRKPNTKNLGLEEVGVKLDKNGAIMVDEYSRTSVDSIWAVGDVTDRVNLTPVALMEGGAFAKTVFGDEPTKPDYRAVPSAVFSQPPIGQVGLTEEQAIEEYGDVDIYTANFRPLRATLSGLPDRIFMKLIVCATTNKVLGVHMCGEDAPEIIQGVAIAVKAGLTKQDFDATIGIHPTSAEEFVTMRNATRKVRRSTTDEVESKDKVVTQN